TATGTATTTATTAAGTGATTTAAGTAGTGCAGTAACAGGTGAAATTCACTATGTTGATAGTGGATTTAATATTATGGGAATGCCAGCAGTTGAGTTTGATGAAGGAAAACCAAGAATTGCTTGGAATGGAACAGATAAATAAAAAAGTATAAGTTTTTGTAGATTTATTTGTTGAAGAAAAGATTTTCTTGCTTATTTATTAGTAAATTTGCGAAGAAATCTCTTTTTTTTCTTTACTTTTTTTTTAAAGTTTTAAAATTGAGAAAGTTATTAAAAATAGTAAGTTTAAATTGTTTTACTATTTTTAATAATTTTAAGAGAATTAAAAATCTCAGATAATTAGAAAATTTTAACAATTTAGGACGAATATGAATATAGATTTCAAAAACTTAGCAAATAAATACCAAACGCCATATTATGTATATGATTTTGATTATATTACAAAACAATATACAGAGTTAAAAGAGTCATTTAGAGCAAGAAAATCTCTAATAGCTTATGCTGTTAAAGCAAATTCAAATTTAAGTGTTATAAAACATCTTGCAAATTTAGGTGCTGGAGCTGATTGTGTTAGTATTGGTGAAGTTAAAAGAGCATTAAAAGTAGGTGTTCCTGCTTACAAAATTATTTTTTCAGGTGTTGGAAAAAGTGATGATGAGATAAAAGAGGCTTTAGAACTAGATATTTTACTTATAAATGTTGAAAGTGCTGAAGAGTTAAATAGAGTTGAAATAATTGCAAAAGAGTTAGGAAAAGTTGCAAGAATTTCTATAAGAGTAAATCCAAATATTGATCCAAAAACTCATCCATATATCTCAACAGGGCTTCATGAAAATAAATTTGGAGTAGATATTGATACAGCTAAAAGAATGTATATACAATGTAAAAATAGTGAGTTTTTAGAGCCTACAGGAATTCATTGTCATATTGGATCTCAACTTACACAACTTCAACCAATTAAAGATGCTGTAAAAATAGTAGCTGATTTAGTTAGAAATTTAAAAGCAATAAAAATTGAGTTGTCTTTTATGGATGTTGGTGGAGGATTAGGAATTGTTTATAAAGATGAGAAACTAATTGATACTTATGAGTATGCTCAATCAATTTTAGATGTTATGTTTGGACTTGATTTAACAGTTATTTGTGAACCTGGAAGATTTATAGTTGGAAATTCAGGAGTTTTTGTAACAAAAGTTTTATATGAAAAAATAAATGGGAATAAAAGATTTGTTATTGTTGATGGGGCTATGAATGACTTAATTAGACCTGCTCTTTATGGAGCTTATCATAAAATCGAAGTTTTAAATGATAATAAAGATTTTAGTGATTGTAATATAGTTGGACCAGTTTGTGAAAGTGGAGATTTTTTTGCAAAAAATATAGAGCTTCCGAAAACTTCACACAATGATTTAGTTGCTATTTATAGTGCTGGAGCTTATGGATTTACGATGGCAAGTAACTATAATACAAGAGGAAGAGTTGCTGAAATTGCTATTGAAGGTGGAGTTGATAGACTAATTAGAAGAAGAGAAAACTTTGAAGATTTAATTGCACATGAGATAGAGTTTATAAAATAAAAAAGGGCAAAAAATGGCTATTGAAGATGGATTAGTAGAGATTAGAAATAAACTGGATGATATAGATAATAAATTATTAGATTTATTAAATGAAAGAATGAATCTTGTTCATCAAGTTGGAGTTATAAAAGCTCAAAGTGGAGGAGCTATTTATAGACCAGAGAGAGAAAAATCTATTATAGATAGACTTGAAAAAATAAATAAAGAGAAAAAAGGATTTCTAAATAGAAGTGCTATAGAAGCACTATTTTTAGAAATTTTTGCAATATCAAGAAATCTTGAATTACCTGAAAATATTGGATATTTAGGACCACAAGGAAGTTTTACTCATCAAGCAGCAGAAGCTAGATTTGGGGCTATGAGTTCTTATGTCTCTATTAGTTCTATTAAAGGAATATTTAAAGAGTTAGAATCAAAAAAGATAAAATATGGAGTTGTTCCTATAGAGAACTCTTCAAATGGAATTGTAAATGATACAATAGGTGGATTTAGTAATTTTAATTCAAAAATTATTGCTGAAATTGTACTAAACATTCATCATACTTTAGCGACAACTTGTGATAAGATAAGTGATATTAAAAAAATATATTCAAAAGATATAGCATTTGATCAGTGTAGAAAATTTTTAACAAATTTTGGACTTGATGAGGTTGAATTAATCCCAGTTGAGTCAACTACAAAAGCTGCAAAACTAGCAGCTATTGAGCCAAATAGTGCAGCTATTTCTCCACATGTAGCTGCAAAATTATATAATCTTCCAATTTTATTTGAAAATATAGAGGATAAAGACAATAATAAAACTAGATTTTTTATTTTAAGTGATTTTGAAAATTTACCAAGTGGAAATGATAAAACTTCAATTTTAGTGAATCTTCCAGATACTCAAGGAGCACTGGTAAAATTTTTAAATGATTTTAATGATTTAGGAATAAATTTAACAAAAATAAAATCTCATATTGTTGAAGGGAATTCAATATTTTTTATAGATTTTGATGGACATAAAGATGATGATAATGTTAAAAAAGTTCTTGAAAAACATAAAAATAGTATAAAAGTTTTGGGCTCTTATGTAAAAGAGATAAAAGATATTTAGACAATAAGGATAAAAAATGAAATTTAATGAAGTATTAAAAAATCTTTCAACTTATGAAGCAGGTAAACCAATAGAGTTAGTTGTAAGAGAGTATGGAATAGACCCAAAAGAGGTAGTAAAACTAGCTTCAAATGAAAATCCATATGGAACAAGCCCTAAAGTTGTAGCAAAAATAGAGAGTTTAGTAAAAAATATGTATTTGTATCCTGATGATTCTATGTTTGAACTAAAAGAGACCTTAGCAAATAAGTTCGATTTAGAGAGTAAGAATGTAATTATTGGCTCTGGAAGTGATCAAATTTTGGAGTTCTGTATTCATGCAAAATGTCAAAAAGGTTCAAATGTTTTAATGGCAAAAACAACTTTTGCTATGTATGAGATTTATGCAAAACAGGTTGATGCAAATATTATTAAAACAGAATCTAGTCAACATAATTTAAAAGAGTTTAGTGACCTTTATAAAAAATATGGTGCAGATATTATATTTTTATGTATTCCAAATAACCCTTTAGGAGAGTGTTTAGATAAAAATGAAGTTTATGAATTTTTAAGAACTATTGATAAAGATACTCTAGTTGTAGTTGATGGAGCATATCAAGAGTATGCTGCTTTTAAAGATGAAAACAAAAGAATTTGCCCAAAAGATTTGATTAATAGTTTTCCAAATGCTATATATCTTGGAACATTCTCTAAAGCTTATGCTCTTGGTGGAATGAGAGTTGGTTATGGTTTAGCAAAAGAGGATATCATATCTACTTTTTACAAAATAAGAGCTCCTTTTAATATTACAACTCTAAGTTTAGCAGCAGCTATTGAAGCATTAAAAGACGAAGAGTTTGTACAAGATTGTATTGCTAAAAACTTTTCAGAAATGAAAAGATATGAAGAGTATGCAAAGCAAAAAGGGTTTGAGTATATTCCTTCTTATACAAATTTTATTACAATTTTATTTAAAGACTTTGTTTCAAAAACTGTTTCTCAAAAACTTTTAGAGCGAGGAATGATAGTAAGAGATTTAACAGGTTATGGATTAAATGCAATAAGAGTAACAATTGGTTCAAGTGAGCAAAATACAAAGTTATTTAAACTTTTAGATGAAGTTTTAGAAGAGTTAAAATAAGAGTTATTATGGAAGTAAAAGGTAAATCTACAGAAGAATTAAGCGAGTTAGCATCACAAATAAGAGATAGAATTATTGATGTGGTATCAAGAAAAGGTGGACACTTCTCTTCAACTTTAGGAGCAGTTGAACTTACTCTTGGAATGCATTATGTATTTGATGTAGATAGTGATCCTTTTATTTTTGATGTTTCACATCAATGTTATGCTCATAAGCTTCTTACACAAAGATGGGAAGAATTTGAGACAATTCGACAGTTTGGAGGTCTTTGTGGATTTACTAAACCAAATGAAAACAAAGCAGACTATTTTGTAGCTGGACATAGTTCAACCTCTATTTCACTTGCTGTTGGAGCTGCAAAATCTATACAGTTAAAGAATGAAAATAGAGTTCCTGTTGTAATGATTGGAGATGGCTCAATGAGTGCAGGAATGGTCTATGAGGCACTAAATGAGTTAGGAGATTTGAAACTACCTGTTGTAATAATATTAAATGATAATGAAATGAGTATTGCAAAACCAATAGGAGCAATATCAAAATATCTATCAAAAATTTTAGCAGGAAAGTTTTATCAAAGTTTTAAAGCAAGAGTAGATAAATTTATAAGAAATAATATGCCTGAAGGTACAACATATTTGGCTAAAAGATTAGAAAGTTCTATAAAGTTAATAACTCCAGGAATACTTTTTGAAGAGCTGGGAATTGATTATATTGGACCAATAGATGGACATGATATAGAAGAGATTATAGAGACTTTAGAAATTGCAAAATCTATGAATAAACCAGTAATTGTTCATGCAAGAACTGTAAAAGGAAAAGGTTATAAAATAGCTGAAGGGCAACATGAACATTGGCATGGTGTAGGTCCTTTTAATGTTCAAGATGGAGAATTTATAAAAAAAGTTGTACAAAAAAGTGCAACAGCTATTTATTCAGAAACTCTTTTAAATTTAGCAAGAAAATATGAAAATATAGTAGGGGTAACTGCTGCTATGCCAAGTGGTACAGGAATAGATAAATTAATTGAAGAGTTTCCTACTAGATTTTGGGATGTTGCAATTGCAGAACAACATGCTATTACATCAATGGCTGCTATGGCTAAAGAGGGTTTTAAACCCTTTATTACAATTTACTCAACATTTTTACAAAGAGGATTTGACCAAATAATTCATGATGTCTGTATTATGGCTCTACCTGTAGTTTTTGCTATGGATAGAGCTGGAATTGTAGGAAATGACGGAGAGACTCATCAAGGTGTTTTTGATATAAATTTTTTAAGATTTATACCAAATATGATTTTATTTGCACCAAGAGATAATGAGACTTTAGAATACTCTTTAGAGTTTGCTTATAATTTAGATAAACCTTGTGCAATTAGGTATCCAAGAGGTTCTTTTAAACAGTTAGAGTATAAAGCAACACCCTTTGAATTAGGAAAGGCTGAACTTCTAAAATCTGGTGCATCAAATAAACTATTTATTGGATATGGGGCTGGAGTTTCTAAAGCAATTGAGGTTGAAAAACTTCATAATGAAGATATAGCAATTTTAGATTTAAGATTTATAAAACCAATAGATAAAGAGATTTTAAAAGAATTATCAAAAAAATATAACTTTTGGTATGTATTTAGTGACTCACAAAAACTTGGTGGTGTTGCAAGTGCTATTATGGAAACTTTAAATGAATTAAATATTTTAAATATAAAAATAACTTCTTTTGAATATGAAGATAATTTTATAGAACATGGTGATACATCAGATGTAGAGCGATATTTAGGGTTACTTCCAGAACAAATAGTAAATAATATTTAATAAAATATTTCTCTCTTTAATTAAAACTTATTTTAAATAATAGTTTATAGATATTCTTTAAATAGGATATTTTTTATCCTATATTATAAGAATAAATTATAATAAAATTCTAAAAAAAGTATAAAATTAATTTTCATTTAATAAATATTATCCTATTATTAACTGATTTTAATTTAGTAGGAATAATATGAAATTAGCATTATCGCTTTCAATTCTATTAGGTGCAAGTAGTTTATTTGCAAATCAGTCATTAATTACAAAGGCTAAAAATGCGGGACTTGAGCCAATACCAAGCTCAAAAGATGCATTAATGAAATTAATTGATGATAAAAAAGATCCAATTACAGCTGCAAAAGTTGAATTAGGAAAAAAATTATATTTTGATCCAAGATTATCAAGAAGTAATTTAATCTCATGTAATACATGTCATAACTTAGCTCTTGGTGGAGCAGATGGAGTACCAGCTGCTATAGGGCATGGATGGACAGCAAATCCACACCATTTAAACTCACCAACAGTTTATAACTCTGTTTTCTTTAAAGCACAGTTTTGGGATGGAAGAAGCCCTCACTTAGCTGACCAAGCACAAGGACCAGTTCAAGCAGGTCCAGAAATGGCTGCTCCTCCTTCATTAGTTGAAGAGAGAATTAATTCAATTCCAGAATATGTAAATGAGTTTAAAACTACTTATGGAAAAGATGTAAAAATTGATTTTGGAAAAATTACTTCAACTATTGCAACTTTTGAAAAAACACTTGTAACTCCATCAAGATTTGATAAATTTTTAGAGGGTGATTCAAAAGCTTTAACAAAAGAGGAGCAAGAGGGATTAGATATCTTCTTAAATAAAGGGTGTACAGCTTGTCATACAGGAATTGCAATTGGTGGAACAATGCAACCATTCCAAATTGCTAACCAATATACATTCACAAATGTAGGTGATTTTAAAGGTGATGAAAATGGTATGGTTAAAACACCAACTTTAAGAAATATTGCTGAAACAGCACCATATTTCCACAATGGACAAATTTGGGCTTTAACAGATGCAATTAAAGAAATGGGTTCAGTTCAACTTGGAATTGAAATAAGTGATGGTGATGCAGCTAAAATTGAGACTTTCTTAAAAGTTTTAAGTGGTACAAAACCAAATATTACTTATCCTCAACTTCCAGCTTCAACAAATAAAACTCCAAAACCATCATTTGATTAATAAAAAGCTAGGGATTTTCCCTAGTTTTTTAAAAATGGTATTAATTTCTCAATGCTTAAGCCCATGGCAGTACTTTCTAAACCAATTACTTTTTTAATATATGGTTTACAAAATCCTTCTACCATTATTGCCCCTGCTTTACCAAAACATTCACCACTTTTTAAATAGTTTTCTAAATCTTTTTTATCAAATTTATTAAATTCATAAGTTGTAATTGAGATATCAATAAGTTCTAGTTTATTTGATTTATAAATCATACAAGTGATAACACTAGTTTTATTTGCGCTTTGAAGTTCCAACATAGCTTTTGCATCATAAAAATCTTTTGCTTTTCTAAGTAATTTTCCTTCACAAGTTACAACACTATCAGCTACTAATAAAGGTATATCTTTAATACCATATTTTAAATATAGTTCATCAAATTTACCTTTTGTTGCAAGATAGCAAAACTCTTTTGGATTCTGTGTAGTTATATTATCTTCATTAAAATTTCCTCCATTTTGTATAAAATCTATATTAAAAGCTTTTAATATCTTTGCTCTAGTTGGGGAATTTGAACCAAGTCTTATCATAGTTTGCCTTTTTTCTTTGGATTATACTAAGTTTTAATATAATACATTTTTAATAAAAAAGGTTTTATATGTTGCTTCTTTCAAGAGTTTCTGGAGTTTTAATATTTTTAAGTTTTATTTTTACAGTTTATTCATATTTTTTAGATGATAGAGTAAAACTTTTTGCAGTAGTTTTTATTTGGATTGCTTCATTAATACTATTTTTCACAATAAAATCAAAGAGTCTTATTGTAGTTTTACTATTTTTCTCTTTATTAGCATTTTTATTTAGTTATATAAATGGTTTTTATATTGATTTTTTTAAAGCATTTAGTGTAAATTTATATCTTCTTATACTTTTAATATCTGTAGGTTTTTTAAAACTTATTGCAACACCTAAAAAAGAGAAAGATGAACTTCCAAAAGGGAAAGCATCATTTATAAAAACATATATTGGAATCCATCTTTTTGGTTCAATTATAAATTTATCAGCTTTACTTTTAGTTGCTGATAAGATGTATAAAAAAGCAAAACTTAGCCCTTTACAAATTATTGTATTAACTCGTTCTTTTGCAAGTGATGCTTATTGGTCACCATTTTTTGTGGCTTTTGCTGCTGCTATTACTTATGCTCCAAATTTAGAAACTTTTTCTATAATATCATTTGGTATGATTTTAGCAATTTTTGCATTTTTTATTACATATTTTGAAGTAGTACAAAGTAAGTTTAATTTAGATGAGTTTTATGGATATCCTTTATCTTTGCAGACTTTATATTTACCATTTATTTTAGGATTATTTGTACTTCTTACCCATCACTATTTTGAAGATTTAAAGATAATTTTACTTATATCAATATTTGCATTTTTACTTACTATTTTAATATTACCTATAAAAAAAGGTTTAAAAGAGAGCTTAAAAATTTTAAAATATCATATTATTGATGAATTACCAAAAATGAAGAGTGAAATATCTCTATTTTTAGTTGCAGGGCTATTTGGGATATTTGCAGGAAGTGTTTTATTAGGGCTTAACTTTAAAATACCTTTTGAAGTTTTTGATTATAAAGTTGCTTCTATACTGCTTTTTATTTTTATTCTTTTAGCTTTTGTAGGAATTCATCCAATTATATCTATCTCAATTTTAGGAGACTTTTTTACAAATGCAAATCATACTTTACTTGCTATGACCTTTTTAATGGCTTGGGCTACAACAGTTTCAACTTCACCAATTTCAGGATTAAATCTTACTATGAGTGCAAGATATAATTGCAATGCAAAAGAGATATTTAAATTAAATATATTTTATGCAATCAAGATGTATATAATTTGTGTGATTTTATTATTTATAATGTCAAAAGTTTTAGGTATTTAATATTGGAAAGAAGAGATTTAGTTTATAACTCTTCTTGCAGTCCAATAAGTATCTTTATAGAATGGTTTATCAAGTTTTGTGTATTGAATACCTTTAATTGAAGCATGTAGAAATTCTCCATTTCCAGTGTAAACTCCAACATGTTTATCAATTTTACTAGTTTTGAAAAATACTAAGTCTCCTGGTTGTAGTTCAGATTTTTTAACTTCTATACCTTCATTTACTTGAGTAACTGTAGATCTTGAAAGCATATGATTAAATTTCTCTTTAAACATCTTTTGAGTAAATGCAGAACAATCAATTCCATTTTGACCTGTTCCTCCCATTTTATATCTTATATGTTTTGTTTCATTGTAAAATTCATTAAATGCTTTTTTCTTTTGGTTTGTATTGTTATAGGCATAACTAGTAAAATTTTCATTTGTGATACTATTATTTTTACTAATTTTGCTATTTATTGTTTTCTTTTTATTACTAACTGATTTAGTTATTGATTTTTTACTCTTATTTACTTGTTTATTGCTTATTTGTTTTTTAGTTGCTGTAGATTTTGTTGTTTTGTTTTCATTTTTATTTGTTTGTGTTTTTTGCTTTTTTACTTTGCTTTTTACATCTTTTTGAGTTTTACTATTTTGGGTTTTTGTGATTGGTGTTTTAGTAGTTTTTGAGTTTTGTTCCGCATATAAATTTGTTTGCAAGCCCAAAATCAAGAAGAGTAATGGGGATATAATTGAAATCTTTTTTAACACTTTTTTCTCCTATTTTATTTAAATACTCTTTGTGCTTTCCAGTAATTCTTTGCAAAATAATCATTTTCTAATTCTGAAATTGTTACTCCAATTTTAGTTGAAGCATGCATAAACTTTCCATCTTCAATATAAATACCTACATGATTTGTTCTACCTGTTTTAAAGAAAACTAAATCTCCCATTTGAAGTTCATTTTTCTTAATAGGTTTTCCAATTTGTGCTTGTTCACTTGTACTTCTTGGAAGTGCAAGATTAAATTTCTCTTTTAAAACTTTTTGTACAAAACCAGAACAATCAATTCCATTTTTTGATGTTCCACCTAATTTATATTTAACACCTTCCCAATTACTGTAAAAATCAAATAAATTATTATTAATTTTTACTTGTTTTGAACTATAGTTCTCTTTTGTGTTAAAAATATCAACTTTTTTTGAGTTATTGATATTTAATTTTTTATTTATTGGATAGGTTGCTTGTTGATGTATAGATGATTGTTTTTGTGCATTTTGGTATTGTGAAACATCAACTTTATCTTCACTTACTTTATATGAACAACCCGTAAAAAGTATAGTACTAAACAATGTAATAATAAATATTTTACTAGATTTCATATGGTTAAATTCCCTTTTTTTTGGTGAAAAAATTTCTTTATCTTAGTTAAAAATAGTAAATATGTCAAGTCTAAAAATTTAAATAGTATAATGAGCTTTTATTTTATGGGAGTTAAAATGTTAAAAATTTTAAAATTTATACCAATAATTTTTATGTTAAATTCTTGTGTTTCTTCAAAAAACAGTCTAATTAATAATAATTATAGTGATTTTAAGAAACAAAATACTTTCGATTATTGTTCAAAATTTTCTTATATTTTAAATATTGATGATATCAAATATAGAAAAATGTTTGTTGAATATATTAATCTTGATTCTAATTGCAAATGGAATGGTCTTGCTCGAGGTTTTTTTGTCTCTTTATTTAAAGAAGAGTTAAATGCAAAATCTTTTGAATTAGTCCAAAGATTTGACTTTAAAAATGTTGAAATAAGTACATATATAATAGATAACTATTTTTATGTTGATATTATAGATGAATTTGGTGTTTTTGATGATAGATTAACTATTGATTATAGTGGTATTTATACAGATGAGATTTTAAGAAAAAATGGTATGATTAATAATTATAAAGATTATCCTAGGCTAGATTTTAATTATAATAAAAGTTTAGTTCAGCTTAATTTTATAAATAGCTATTTTTCACTAGATAGTGGAAGTTTTAGAGATTAAAGGAGATTTATGGAAAGAAGTTCAATATCGTCATTGATTTTAGGTTTTTTTATCTTTATTGGTTTAAGTAGTTTAGGTTATTTTGTATCAACAGCATTCTTAAAAACAAAAGATATGGAAAGAACAGTTATTGTAAAAGGTTTATCAGAGAAAGAAGTTTTGGCAAATATTGTAATTATGCCAATAAAAATAAGCCAAACAGGAAATGATTTTGAAGCTTTAAGTAAAAAAACAAATAGTGATACAACACAAATTATAGAGTTTTTAAAACAAAATGGTATAAAAGAAGAAGATATATCATTAGGATCAACATTGGTTGTAGATAAGATGGCAAATGAGTATTCTAATCAAGAGTTCTCAATGAGATATTTAGCTTCAAGAGTTATAAATATTTATAGTAGTGAAGTTGAAAAGGTAAGATCTTTAACTGGAAAATTATCTGAACTTTCACAAAAAGGTATTTTATTTAAAACAGATGATTATGATACAAAAATAGAGTATATTTTTACAAAATTAAATGACATAAAACCATCTATGATTGAAGAAGCAACAGCAAATGCAAGAGAAGTTGCAGAAAAATTTGCACAAGATTCAAATAGTAAATTAGGAAAAATCAAAAGAGCTACTCAAGGACAAGTTGAAATGAATAGTCGAGATAAAAATAGTGAGCATATAAAAACTTTAAGAGTTGTTGCTACTGTGGAGTATTATTTAAATGATTAAATTTTAAGAGGAGATTAAATCCTCTTAAAAAGATTAAATTAGGTTTTTTTTAGCATAAGTAATTGCAGCTATTCTTGCTTCTTCTATTTTATTTATATCTTTTCCACCAGCTTGAGCAAAGTCAGGTCGTCCACCACCACTTCCACCTAAAATAGTAGCAATTTCTTTAATCCAATCTCCAGCTTTAATATTTGTATTTTTACTTCCAGCAACAATTGAAACTTTGTCATCTTTTATTTGAAGAAGTAAAATTGCTAATTTCTCATTTGCATTTTTGTTATCATCAACAATTTTCTTTAAATCTCCATTTTCAACAACACTAACTATTAGTTTTGTATCACCAATTATCTCTTCATTTATTGGAGTAACAGATTTACTTTGTGTATTTTTAAGTTCATTTTTAAGCTCTTTTATCTCATTCTTAAGCTTTTTAATACCAGCTATTAAATCATTTGATTTGATTTCTGCTTGTAACAAAGATAGTTTATTTAGTTGCTCTTTTATATATTTAAATGCACTAGTTCCAACAACAGCTTCTATTCTTCTAATTCCTGCACTAACACCAGACTCTTTAATTATATAAAAACTTCCAATATCGGCTGTATTTTTTACATGAGTTCCTCCACAAAACTCAATAGATACATCTCCACCAAAGCTAATAACTCTTACAATATCACCATATTTCTCTCCAAACATAGCAATAGCACCTTTTTTCTTAGCTTCTTCTAAAGGAAGTTCTTCTACAACTCCCTCTAATGACCTACTTATCATAGAGTTTACTAAATCTTCAACTTCATTTATCTGTTCTGTTGTCATAGCTTTAGGATATGTAAAGTCAAATCTAAGTTTTGTTGCATCATTAAAAGAACCAGCTTGAGAGATACTATCACCTAATACCATTTTTAATGCACTTTGTAAAAGATGAGTAGCACTGTGATGTTTTGCTACTTCAGATCTATTTATAACAACTGCTTCTAGAATTTGATTTTGATAAAGTTTTACATTTTGAACATCTACTTTTGATAAATTTAGATTATGAAACTTTGAAGTCTCAATAACCATAATATTTTTCCCATCAAACTCTATTGCACCGATATCTCCATATTGTCCACCACTTGTTGCATAAAATGGAGTTTTATCAAGAAGAACCCAACCAATTTGATTTTCTAAAGATTGAACTTCTTTAAAATTCTCATCAAGTAGTGCTAAAATTTTTGAAGAGTAAACAATATTTGTATATCCAACAAACTCATTTTGTCCATATTTCTCAATTAAAGTTTTAAAATCTCCCTCATTCGAACTATCTCCACTACCTTTCCAAGCAGCTTTTGCCATAGCTTTTTGATGGTTCATAAGTTCTTCAAATTTTGCTAAATCTACTTTTAAACCTTTATCTTTTAACATATCTTCTGTTAAATCTAGAGGGAAACCATAAGTATCATATAGTTTAAATGCAGTTTCTCCACTAAATAATGAGTTTGAAAGAAGAGATAATTTATTTTCATTTAATAAACTTAATATAACTCCCCATTCTGCAAGTCCACTACCTAAAGCTTTATTAATACTTTTAAGTTGTGCTAAATTATTAGGGTCATTTGGATCAACTAGTTTAAATAACTCTGTATTAAATAGAGTTATTCCAGCTTCAATAGTCTTGAAAAATCTCTCTTCTTCTAGGGTTAATTGTTCTTTTATGTAGTTTGCATTATCTTTTAATTCAACATAATGACCACCCATAATATCAATTAAAGTATCAACTAGTTGTCCCATAAATGGTTTTCTAAGACCAATTAAATAACCATGTCTTATGGCTCTTCTTAAAATTCTTCTTAACACATAAGGACGACCTTCATTTCCAAATAAAATACCTTGGCTTAGCATAAATGATGTAGCTCTAAGGTGATCAGCAATTACTCTGTATGATCCAATAGTTTCCTTTGTAGCTTTTTTATTTGCAACTTTTTCTAAAGCTTCGATAATTGGTTTAAAATTTGAAGAGTCAAAGTTATTAAATACACCCTCTTTAATTGCAATAACTCTTTCAAGTCCCATTCCTGTATCAATAGATGGTTTTGGAAGAGGAATTAATTCTCCATCTTTTGTTCTTTCATATTGCATGAATACAAGATTCCAAATTTCTAAAAATCTATCACCATCTCCACCCATTTTATCTTCAGGGCTATTAAAGTTCTCTTCTCCTTGATCATAG
The Aliarcobacter faecis genome window above contains:
- the maf gene encoding septum formation inhibitor Maf, with product MIRLGSNSPTRAKILKAFNIDFIQNGGNFNEDNITTQNPKEFCYLATKGKFDELYLKYGIKDIPLLVADSVVTCEGKLLRKAKDFYDAKAMLELQSANKTSVITCMIYKSNKLELIDISITTYEFNKFDKKDLENYLKSGECFGKAGAIMVEGFCKPYIKKVIGLESTAMGLSIEKLIPFLKN
- a CDS encoding C40 family peptidase translates to MLKKISIISPLLFLILGLQTNLYAEQNSKTTKTPITKTQNSKTQKDVKSKVKKQKTQTNKNENKTTKSTATKKQISNKQVNKSKKSITKSVSNKKKTINSKISKNNSITNENFTSYAYNNTNQKKKAFNEFYNETKHIRYKMGGTGQNGIDCSAFTQKMFKEKFNHMLSRSTVTQVNEGIEVKKSELQPGDLVFFKTSKIDKHVGVYTGNGEFLHASIKGIQYTKLDKPFYKDTYWTARRVIN
- a CDS encoding NlpC/P60 family protein, with translation MKSSKIFIITLFSTILFTGCSYKVSEDKVDVSQYQNAQKQSSIHQQATYPINKKLNINNSKKVDIFNTKENYSSKQVKINNNLFDFYSNWEGVKYKLGGTSKNGIDCSGFVQKVLKEKFNLALPRSTSEQAQIGKPIKKNELQMGDLVFFKTGRTNHVGIYIEDGKFMHASTKIGVTISELENDYFAKNYWKAQRVFK
- a CDS encoding SIMPL domain-containing protein; protein product: MERSSISSLILGFFIFIGLSSLGYFVSTAFLKTKDMERTVIVKGLSEKEVLANIVIMPIKISQTGNDFEALSKKTNSDTTQIIEFLKQNGIKEEDISLGSTLVVDKMANEYSNQEFSMRYLASRVINIYSSEVEKVRSLTGKLSELSQKGILFKTDDYDTKIEYIFTKLNDIKPSMIEEATANAREVAEKFAQDSNSKLGKIKRATQGQVEMNSRDKNSEHIKTLRVVATVEYYLND
- the alaS gene encoding alanine--tRNA ligase encodes the protein MEKIIMDIRKEYLDFFKSKGHEVISSMPLVPEDPTLMFTNAGMVQFKDIFTGNLPAPQNKRATSCQLCVRAGGKHNDLENVGYTARHHTLFEMLGNFSFGDYFKEDAIAYAWEFVTVNLALPIEKLWVTVHDSDNEAFDIWSKYINPNRIMRFGDKDNFWSMGDTGACGPCSEIFYDQGEENFNSPEDKMGGDGDRFLEIWNLVFMQYERTKDGELIPLPKPSIDTGMGLERVIAIKEGVFNNFDSSNFKPIIEALEKVANKKATKETIGSYRVIADHLRATSFMLSQGILFGNEGRPYVLRRILRRAIRHGYLIGLRKPFMGQLVDTLIDIMGGHYVELKDNANYIKEQLTLEEERFFKTIEAGITLFNTELFKLVDPNDPNNLAQLKSINKALGSGLAEWGVILSLLNENKLSLLSNSLFSGETAFKLYDTYGFPLDLTEDMLKDKGLKVDLAKFEELMNHQKAMAKAAWKGSGDSSNEGDFKTLIEKYGQNEFVGYTNIVYSSKILALLDENFKEVQSLENQIGWVLLDKTPFYATSGGQYGDIGAIEFDGKNIMVIETSKFHNLNLSKVDVQNVKLYQNQILEAVVINRSEVAKHHSATHLLQSALKMVLGDSISQAGSFNDATKLRFDFTYPKAMTTEQINEVEDLVNSMISRSLEGVVEELPLEEAKKKGAIAMFGEKYGDIVRVISFGGDVSIEFCGGTHVKNTADIGSFYIIKESGVSAGIRRIEAVVGTSAFKYIKEQLNKLSLLQAEIKSNDLIAGIKKLKNEIKELKNELKNTQSKSVTPINEEIIGDTKLIVSVVENGDLKKIVDDNKNANEKLAILLLQIKDDKVSIVAGSKNTNIKAGDWIKEIATILGGSGGGRPDFAQAGGKDINKIEEARIAAITYAKKNLI